One segment of Stomatobaculum sp. F0698 DNA contains the following:
- a CDS encoding ABC transporter ATP-binding protein produces the protein MAMLEVKNIGISFGGLKAVDNFSLELQENELSGLIGPNGAGKTTIFNLLTGVYRPDNGSIRLDGKELTGKSIIEINQAGIARTFQNIRLFSNLSVLDNVKAGLHNHHSYSTFEGIFRLPRYRAQEKEMNRRAEELLSVFHLEQMAEVKAKNLPYGSQRKLEIARALATEPKLLLLDEPAAGMNPNETAELMETIQLVRKRFHMTILLIEHDMKLVSGICERLTVLNFGKLLKQGDTQEVLHDPEVVKAYLGE, from the coding sequence ATGGCTATGTTAGAAGTGAAAAATATCGGCATCTCCTTCGGCGGTCTGAAGGCGGTCGATAATTTCTCGCTGGAATTACAGGAGAATGAACTTTCGGGACTGATAGGGCCGAACGGTGCCGGAAAGACCACCATATTCAATCTGTTGACCGGTGTCTATCGTCCGGACAACGGCTCCATTCGCCTGGACGGCAAGGAGTTAACCGGAAAATCCATCATCGAGATCAACCAAGCCGGCATCGCGAGAACCTTCCAAAACATTCGTCTTTTCTCGAACCTCTCGGTGCTCGACAATGTTAAGGCGGGACTTCACAATCATCATTCCTACTCGACTTTTGAGGGGATTTTCCGCTTGCCGCGTTACCGTGCACAGGAGAAGGAGATGAATCGCCGGGCCGAAGAGTTGCTCTCGGTCTTTCATCTGGAACAGATGGCCGAGGTGAAAGCCAAGAACTTGCCCTACGGTTCGCAGCGAAAGCTTGAGATTGCACGCGCCTTGGCAACCGAGCCGAAGCTTTTATTGCTCGATGAGCCGGCGGCCGGCATGAATCCGAATGAGACCGCCGAGCTCATGGAGACCATACAGCTGGTGCGGAAGCGCTTTCACATGACCATACTGCTCATTGAGCACGATATGAAGTTGGTCTCCGGCATCTGCGAGCGCCTGACTGTCCTGAACTTCGGAAAACTGTTGAAACAGGGAGATACCCAGGAAGTGCTTCACGATCCCGAGGTCGTGAAGGCCTACCTCGGTGAGTAA
- a CDS encoding branched-chain amino acid ABC transporter permease translates to MNRSSEKKAFINDCITYALVVIAFVIVQLLVNGGAVSSLFKGLLVPLCTYAILAVSLNLVVGISGELSLGHAGFMCVGAFSSALFTNLMAGKLPGGLDFALAVLIGASVAAFFGFLIGIPVLRLKGDYLAIVTLAFGEIVKNIINALYLGVDAKGIHVSLKDTAALKLETGGKILIKGAQGITGTPRLSSFFAGIVLLLISLVVVQNLIRSRTGRAIMAIRDNEIAAESVGLHVTRYKLLAFTISAALAGVGGVLYAHNLSTLQALPKNFGYNMSIAILVFVVMGGIGNMRGSVIAAVVLTALPELLRGLSDFRMLIYAIVLILMMLFTSAPAFIQYRERIFSGIRKPEKQA, encoded by the coding sequence ATGAACAGAAGCTCTGAAAAAAAAGCATTTATCAATGATTGCATCACCTATGCCCTTGTCGTCATCGCCTTTGTCATCGTACAGCTTTTGGTGAACGGCGGCGCTGTGAGCTCCCTCTTTAAGGGACTGCTCGTGCCGCTCTGCACCTATGCGATACTTGCGGTCAGTCTGAATTTGGTGGTCGGCATCTCGGGCGAGCTGTCGCTTGGGCATGCGGGATTCATGTGTGTGGGCGCATTCAGTTCGGCCCTCTTTACGAATCTCATGGCCGGCAAACTCCCGGGCGGGCTTGACTTTGCACTCGCCGTTTTAATCGGCGCTTCGGTTGCGGCTTTCTTCGGTTTTTTGATCGGTATACCGGTGCTTCGTCTTAAGGGCGATTACCTTGCGATCGTGACACTTGCGTTCGGTGAGATTGTCAAAAATATCATCAACGCGCTTTATCTCGGTGTGGATGCGAAGGGCATTCATGTATCGCTCAAAGATACGGCGGCATTAAAACTGGAGACCGGCGGCAAGATTCTCATTAAGGGGGCGCAGGGCATCACCGGAACGCCGCGGCTCTCGAGCTTTTTTGCCGGCATCGTCCTCTTGCTGATTTCGCTCGTTGTTGTGCAGAACTTGATTCGCTCCCGCACGGGACGCGCAATTATGGCCATTCGAGACAATGAAATCGCGGCGGAGTCGGTCGGTCTTCATGTGACCCGCTATAAGCTCCTCGCGTTTACGATTTCAGCGGCACTTGCGGGCGTCGGAGGTGTGCTCTATGCGCACAATCTGAGTACCTTACAGGCACTGCCGAAGAATTTCGGCTATAATATGTCCATCGCAATTTTGGTCTTTGTCGTGATGGGCGGAATCGGCAATATGCGCGGCTCCGTCATTGCGGCGGTGGTCTTGACCGCGCTGCCGGAGTTGCTCCGCGGACTCAGTGATTTCCGCATGCTGATTTATGCGATTGTCCTGATTCTTATGATGCTCTTTACCTCCGCCCCCGCGTTTATACAGTATCGAGAGCGAATTTTCTCCGGCATCCGCAAGCCCGAGAAACAGGCATAA
- a CDS encoding branched-chain amino acid ABC transporter permease → MKFLSYFLSGISLGSIYAIIALGYTMVYGIAKMLNFAHGDIIMVGGYVAFTAMSALNLPASVAVLLSVLFCTALGVIIEGVAYKPLRGANSLAVLITAIGVSYLLQNLALLIFGANPKSFRSVVPIQSMSFANGQLVISGETVAAIAACFLVMVALTTFINKTRAGQAMLAVAEDKGAATLMGINVNATVALTFAIGSALAALAGVLLCSAYPTLTPTTGAMPGIKAFVAAVLGGIGSIPGALIGGLLLGVLENLSKAYISSKLSDAIVFSVLILVLVVRPTGILGKKMREKV, encoded by the coding sequence ATGAAATTTTTGTCTTATTTTCTCAGCGGCATCAGTTTGGGATCCATCTATGCCATCATTGCCCTGGGATACACAATGGTCTACGGCATCGCGAAGATGTTGAACTTTGCGCACGGTGATATCATTATGGTCGGCGGCTATGTCGCATTTACGGCGATGTCCGCGCTGAACCTACCGGCCTCCGTAGCCGTACTGCTCTCGGTGTTGTTTTGCACGGCACTCGGTGTGATCATCGAAGGTGTCGCCTACAAGCCGCTGCGCGGCGCGAACAGTCTTGCGGTCTTGATTACGGCAATCGGCGTATCGTATCTCTTACAAAACTTGGCCTTGCTCATCTTCGGTGCAAATCCGAAGAGCTTTCGCTCGGTGGTTCCGATTCAGTCGATGAGTTTCGCAAACGGGCAACTGGTCATATCCGGTGAGACCGTCGCTGCCATTGCCGCCTGCTTCCTTGTCATGGTGGCGCTCACGACCTTTATCAACAAGACCCGCGCCGGTCAGGCCATGCTTGCGGTGGCGGAGGATAAGGGCGCTGCAACGCTGATGGGCATCAATGTCAACGCGACGGTCGCACTGACCTTTGCCATCGGCTCTGCGCTTGCCGCGCTTGCGGGTGTGCTGCTCTGCTCGGCTTACCCGACGCTGACGCCGACCACCGGCGCGATGCCCGGCATCAAAGCCTTTGTCGCCGCGGTCCTCGGCGGAATCGGTTCAATTCCCGGCGCGCTGATCGGCGGACTGCTGCTCGGTGTGCTTGAGAATCTATCGAAGGCCTATATCTCCTCCAAACTCTCGGATGCCATTGTTTTCTCGGTGCTCATTTTGGTTCTGGTGGTGCGGCCCACCGGCATACTCGGGAAAAAGATGAGAGAGAAGGTGTAA